One Glycocaulis abyssi DNA window includes the following coding sequences:
- the pseB gene encoding UDP-N-acetylglucosamine 4,6-dehydratase (inverting) → MSATASKATAPAAAKGDLEPLFLGRDFRSPRMNLDGKTVLVTGGTGSFGHHFVRTVIEEFKPKKLIIFSRDELKQYEMAQLFPPAQYPFMRYFIGDVRDEGRLDMAMRGVDVVIHAAALKHVPIAEYNPFECIRTNVFGAENVVRAAIKRGVKHVCALSTDKAANPINLYGASKLASDKIFSAAQNIGGEDGPIFSVVRYGNVVGSRGSVVPFFNKLIAEGADHLPITDERMTRFWITLTQGVNFVLSSLAMAKGGEIFVPKIPSMRTTDLARTLAPGLPHKIIGIRPGEKLHEIMVPEDDARSTVELEDRYVIVPPQRTTLMAQWLDAGAAAPDGFSYASDSNPERLDARALQSLLGQAFGS, encoded by the coding sequence ATGAGCGCCACAGCGTCCAAAGCCACTGCCCCGGCCGCCGCGAAAGGCGATCTGGAGCCGCTCTTCCTGGGCCGGGATTTTCGCTCTCCGCGCATGAATCTCGATGGCAAGACCGTGCTCGTTACCGGCGGCACCGGCTCGTTCGGGCATCATTTCGTCCGCACGGTGATCGAGGAATTCAAACCGAAGAAACTCATCATCTTTTCGCGCGACGAGCTCAAACAGTATGAGATGGCGCAGCTCTTCCCGCCCGCGCAATATCCCTTCATGCGCTATTTCATCGGCGATGTGCGCGATGAGGGCCGGCTGGACATGGCGATGCGCGGGGTGGACGTGGTGATCCACGCCGCTGCGCTCAAACATGTGCCGATTGCCGAGTACAACCCGTTTGAATGCATCCGTACCAATGTGTTCGGCGCGGAGAATGTGGTGCGCGCAGCCATCAAGCGCGGCGTGAAGCATGTCTGCGCCCTGTCCACCGACAAGGCGGCGAACCCGATCAATCTCTATGGCGCATCCAAGCTTGCCTCGGACAAGATTTTCAGCGCGGCGCAGAATATTGGCGGCGAGGATGGTCCCATTTTCTCGGTCGTGCGCTACGGCAATGTGGTCGGTTCACGCGGCTCGGTCGTGCCGTTCTTCAACAAGCTGATCGCCGAAGGCGCAGACCATCTGCCCATCACCGACGAGCGCATGACGCGCTTCTGGATCACGCTGACCCAAGGGGTGAATTTCGTGCTCTCCTCGCTGGCCATGGCCAAGGGCGGGGAGATTTTCGTGCCGAAAATCCCCTCCATGCGCACGACGGATCTGGCCCGCACGCTCGCCCCCGGCCTGCCGCACAAGATTATCGGCATACGCCCCGGCGAGAAGCTGCACGAGATCATGGTCCCGGAAGACGATGCCCGCTCAACGGTCGAGCTGGAAGACCGCTATGTCATCGTGCCCCCGCAGCGCACCACGCTGATGGCGCAATGGCTGGACGCGGGCGCAGCAGCCCCTGACGGCTTCTCCTATGCCTCTGACAGCAATCCGGAGCGGCTGGACGCCCGTGCGCTGCAGTCCCTGCTGGGGCAGGCGTTCGGGAGTTAG
- the pseC gene encoding UDP-4-amino-4,6-dideoxy-N-acetyl-beta-L-altrosamine transaminase, which produces MTQQADLLAYGRQDIDEVDIAAAVRALQSDYLTTGPEIPAFEAEFARFTGAAHAIACSNGTTALHLALDALGVGEGDVCIVPSITFMATANAARYCGAEIVFADVDPATGLLTADTLADALERAGGRAKAVLPVHLAGVPCDMEAIAALARQHGLAIIEDSCHAIASRGASGAMVGACTHSEAATFSFHPVKSLTTGEGGMVTTNSPDLAARMARQRSHGIERDAARFERAEGAGEPWYHEMASLGWNYRLPDINAALGRAQLARMAQFAAKRRALTVAYREHLHALAPLVRLPADPQGSDPCRHLMNVQIDFEAAGRTRAVVMNALKERGIGTQVHYIPVHTQPYYVRRYGCRSLPGAEAHYVQTLSLPLFTRMGTGDVERVCAALAEVLG; this is translated from the coding sequence ATGACGCAGCAGGCTGATTTACTTGCCTATGGGCGCCAGGATATTGACGAGGTTGATATCGCCGCCGCCGTGCGCGCGCTGCAATCCGATTATCTGACGACCGGGCCGGAAATCCCCGCATTCGAGGCGGAGTTTGCGCGGTTCACCGGGGCCGCCCACGCCATTGCATGCTCCAATGGCACGACGGCGCTTCACCTCGCGCTGGATGCGCTGGGGGTGGGCGAGGGGGATGTCTGCATTGTCCCGTCCATCACCTTCATGGCGACCGCCAATGCCGCGCGCTATTGCGGGGCGGAGATTGTGTTTGCCGATGTGGACCCGGCGACGGGCCTGCTGACCGCTGACACGTTGGCAGATGCGCTGGAGCGGGCAGGGGGCAGGGCGAAGGCCGTACTGCCCGTGCATCTGGCCGGTGTGCCGTGCGACATGGAGGCGATTGCGGCCCTCGCCCGCCAGCACGGCCTGGCGATCATTGAAGACAGTTGCCACGCTATCGCCTCGCGCGGCGCATCAGGCGCGATGGTCGGGGCCTGCACGCATAGCGAAGCGGCGACCTTCTCTTTCCACCCGGTCAAATCGCTCACCACCGGTGAGGGCGGGATGGTGACCACGAACAGTCCCGATCTCGCCGCGCGCATGGCGCGCCAGCGCAGCCACGGCATTGAGCGCGATGCGGCGAGGTTTGAGCGGGCCGAAGGCGCGGGCGAGCCCTGGTATCACGAGATGGCGTCTCTGGGCTGGAATTACCGCCTGCCGGATATCAATGCCGCGCTTGGCCGGGCGCAGCTCGCCCGCATGGCGCAGTTCGCCGCCAAACGCCGCGCGCTGACGGTAGCTTATCGCGAGCACCTGCATGCCCTTGCGCCGCTGGTGCGCCTGCCCGCTGATCCGCAAGGCAGCGATCCGTGCCGGCATCTGATGAATGTGCAAATCGATTTCGAGGCCGCCGGGCGCACGCGCGCGGTCGTGATGAATGCCCTGAAAGAGCGTGGCATCGGCACACAGGTCCACTACATCCCGGTCCACACCCAGCCCTACTATGTCCGCCGCTATGGCTGCCGGAGCCTGCCAGGTGCCGAGGCGCATTATGTGCAGACATTATCGCTGCCCCTCTTCACGCGCATGGGCACGGGCGATGTGGAGCGGGTGTGCGCGGCGCTGGCTGAGGTGCTGGGTTAG
- a CDS encoding TorF family putative porin encodes MKYLNTLQGRTTSLAALLAVSASALAIAPAAHARDGLEIEANVALVSDYRFRGVSLSDKDPAIQGGFDISFASGFYVGTWASSIEPVGASELELDLYAGFAFEAGGAEFDVGALLYTYPGESDAHYWEFYGSAGFTTGALESTFGLAYAPEQDNIGGDDNLYVFYEAAYPLGETGLSLTGSVGYETGAFGDPDGDGNDKWDWSLGLAWTALGVDWSLAYIDTSENFREGNATAVLSISKAF; translated from the coding sequence ATGAAATATCTCAACACCTTGCAAGGCCGCACAACCAGCCTTGCCGCACTGCTCGCCGTTTCGGCATCAGCCCTGGCCATCGCTCCGGCAGCCCACGCCAGGGACGGGCTGGAGATCGAGGCCAATGTGGCCCTGGTCAGTGATTACCGCTTCCGCGGGGTCTCGCTGTCCGACAAGGATCCGGCCATCCAGGGCGGGTTCGATATCAGCTTTGCCAGCGGCTTCTATGTTGGTACCTGGGCATCGAGCATCGAGCCGGTTGGCGCGTCCGAGCTGGAGCTTGACCTCTATGCCGGGTTTGCCTTTGAAGCAGGCGGCGCCGAGTTCGATGTCGGGGCGCTGCTCTACACCTATCCCGGCGAATCCGATGCGCATTACTGGGAGTTCTACGGCTCTGCCGGCTTCACCACGGGCGCACTGGAATCCACCTTCGGCCTGGCCTACGCCCCCGAACAGGACAATATCGGCGGCGATGACAACCTCTATGTCTTCTACGAGGCTGCCTATCCGCTGGGCGAGACAGGTCTCAGCCTGACCGGCTCGGTGGGATATGAAACCGGAGCCTTTGGTGACCCCGACGGCGATGGCAATGACAAATGGGACTGGTCGCTGGGGCTGGCATGGACGGCTCTGGGCGTCGACTGGTCGCTGGCCTATATCGACACCTCGGAGAATTTCCGTGAAGGCAATGCCACGGCAGTGCTGAGCATCTCCAAGGCATTCTAG
- a CDS encoding flagellin has translation MALSVQTNVSAMLALQNLNKTNTDLQTTQNRINTGLKIGGAKDNSSVFAVAQSMRADIGALGSVKTSLDRAVSIGDVAIAAGEAISDLLIEMREKATAAMDASIDSFARAAYDSDFKALINQIQVILQNADFDGANMLNGSISGGIAFLADADAARSVTLSTQDMSFSGTIITLSGTASLGTVSLAASAVSFVNASLDNVNAALARLGSDLKKMEAHRTFIGKLSDSLSAGVGNLVDADLARESAQLTALQVKQQLGVQALSIANAEPQIILSLFGR, from the coding sequence ATGGCGCTAAGCGTCCAGACAAACGTATCCGCAATGCTCGCATTGCAGAACCTGAACAAGACCAACACGGACCTGCAGACCACCCAGAACCGTATCAACACGGGGCTGAAGATTGGCGGAGCGAAGGACAATTCCTCGGTGTTCGCCGTTGCCCAGTCGATGCGGGCCGATATCGGGGCGCTGGGATCGGTCAAGACATCACTCGACCGGGCAGTCTCCATCGGCGATGTGGCGATTGCAGCCGGTGAGGCGATATCCGATCTGCTCATCGAGATGCGCGAGAAGGCCACCGCCGCGATGGACGCGTCCATCGACAGCTTTGCCCGCGCTGCCTACGACAGTGACTTCAAGGCACTGATAAACCAGATCCAGGTCATTCTGCAGAATGCCGATTTTGATGGCGCCAACATGCTCAACGGCTCCATCAGTGGCGGCATTGCCTTCCTGGCAGACGCGGACGCGGCCCGCTCGGTCACGCTGAGCACGCAGGATATGAGCTTCTCCGGCACGATCATCACCCTGTCGGGTACGGCGAGCCTTGGCACCGTCTCGCTGGCGGCGAGCGCTGTGTCCTTCGTCAATGCGAGCCTTGATAACGTCAACGCAGCTTTGGCACGCCTCGGCTCGGACCTGAAGAAGATGGAGGCCCACCGGACCTTCATCGGAAAGCTCAGTGACAGTCTTTCAGCAGGGGTAGGCAATCTGGTGGACGCAGACCTTGCCAGGGAAAGCGCTCAGCTGACCGCCTTGCAGGTCAAACAGCAGCTCGGTGTTCAGGCACTCTCGATCGCCAACGCCGAACCTCAGATCATCCTGTCGCTCTTCGGACGATAG
- a CDS encoding flagellar protein FlaG, translated as MSTAPVSAEPNVVPPVEAGTRQPGSDSRDTLRQSEAIERMRAELSANGRTRLQIERDEDKAGRFIYKLMDPDTGETLRRWPPESFGDLVSFLQNETGGLINETA; from the coding sequence ATGAGCACCGCGCCTGTCAGCGCCGAACCGAATGTGGTTCCGCCGGTTGAGGCCGGTACGCGCCAGCCCGGTTCAGATTCCCGCGACACCTTGCGCCAGAGCGAAGCCATAGAAAGGATGCGCGCCGAGCTCAGCGCCAATGGGCGTACCCGGCTCCAGATCGAACGAGACGAGGACAAGGCCGGCCGCTTCATCTACAAGCTCATGGACCCTGACACCGGTGAAACGCTTCGCCGCTGGCCGCCGGAAAGCTTCGGTGATCTTGTCTCCTTCCTGCAGAACGAGACTGGCGGGCTTATCAACGAAACCGCCTGA
- a CDS encoding flagellin — protein sequence MASVNTNVGAMVALQNLNRTNQELQTVQNRINTGLSVASAKDNGGIYAIAQNMRAEVGGLRAVNNSLDLAISVVDVSLAAGDAISDLLIEMKEKALAASDVSLDSASRTALSEDFKALRDQISTIVENAEFNGSNLIDGSMSGGISALANAKGTNTISVTDEDLSLSGTIIGLSGGTDIASQSDATAAVTAIESALTNLNSALSRLGTGSKSLEIHKTFVSKLSDSLEKGIGNLVDADLAKESARLQSLQVKQQLGIQALSIANSAPSTVLGFFR from the coding sequence ATGGCTAGTGTAAATACCAATGTGGGCGCGATGGTCGCCCTGCAAAACCTCAACCGCACCAATCAGGAACTGCAAACCGTTCAGAACCGGATCAACACCGGTCTGTCGGTCGCGTCTGCCAAGGACAATGGTGGCATCTACGCCATCGCCCAGAACATGCGTGCGGAAGTCGGCGGCCTGCGGGCTGTCAACAACTCCCTCGACCTTGCCATCTCTGTTGTCGACGTCAGTCTGGCGGCCGGTGACGCCATCTCCGATCTTCTGATCGAGATGAAGGAAAAGGCGCTGGCTGCGTCGGACGTGTCGCTGGACAGTGCGTCGCGTACGGCTCTCAGCGAAGACTTCAAGGCTCTGCGTGACCAGATCTCGACGATCGTGGAAAACGCCGAGTTCAATGGCTCCAACCTGATCGACGGTTCGATGTCCGGCGGCATTTCGGCTCTGGCCAATGCCAAGGGCACCAACACGATCAGCGTGACAGACGAAGACCTGTCGCTGTCCGGCACCATTATCGGCCTGTCCGGTGGTACGGATATCGCGTCTCAGTCCGATGCGACTGCAGCCGTCACGGCCATCGAGTCGGCCCTGACCAACCTGAACTCGGCGCTGTCGCGTCTGGGCACGGGTTCGAAGTCGCTGGAAATCCACAAAACGTTCGTCAGCAAGCTTTCCGACAGCCTTGAAAAGGGTATCGGCAACCTTGTCGACGCCGATCTCGCGAAGGAATCGGCCCGTCTGCAGTCCCTGCAGGTCAAGCAGCAGCTTGGCATCCAGGCGCTGTCGATTGCCAACTCTGCACCGTCCACGGTGCTGGGCTTCTTCCGCTAG
- a CDS encoding flagellin encodes MTNSVNTNYGSMVALQNLNKTNMQLQTTQNRINTGLSVANAKDNGGIYAIAQRMRADVSAYGVVQDSLNRGISTVDVTLAAGEAISDLLIEMKEKALAAGDTSLDSPSRVALNEDFKALRDQIATIVENAEFNGLNLIDGSATNGFIALANSDGSKTITVGTENLSLSGTIVTITSTASFGTASAASDIASQIATSLENVNSALARLGTKSKALEIHQTFVTKLSDALESGIGNLVDADMAKELAKLQSLQVKQQLGIQALSIANSAPQSVLSFFR; translated from the coding sequence ATGACAAATTCCGTGAACACGAACTATGGGTCCATGGTGGCCCTGCAGAACCTGAACAAGACCAATATGCAACTGCAAACCACGCAAAACCGGATCAATACCGGCTTGAGCGTCGCAAACGCGAAGGATAATGGCGGCATCTACGCCATTGCCCAGCGTATGCGGGCGGATGTGAGCGCGTATGGTGTCGTTCAGGACAGTCTGAACCGCGGCATCTCAACAGTGGATGTCACCCTGGCCGCGGGCGAGGCAATTTCTGATCTGCTCATCGAGATGAAGGAAAAGGCTCTGGCAGCCGGCGACACGTCGCTGGATTCGCCCAGCCGGGTCGCCCTGAACGAGGACTTCAAGGCATTGCGCGACCAGATCGCGACAATCGTCGAGAATGCCGAGTTCAACGGCCTCAACCTGATCGATGGCAGTGCAACGAACGGCTTTATCGCTCTGGCGAACTCGGACGGTTCGAAGACGATCACGGTGGGAACGGAGAATCTTTCGCTCTCCGGCACCATCGTGACGATCACCTCGACGGCCTCGTTCGGTACAGCGAGCGCCGCTTCGGATATCGCCTCGCAGATCGCCACCTCGCTGGAGAACGTGAACAGCGCGCTTGCGCGTCTGGGCACCAAATCAAAGGCGCTGGAGATCCATCAGACGTTCGTCACCAAACTCTCTGACGCTCTGGAAAGCGGTATCGGCAACCTTGTCGATGCGGACATGGCCAAGGAGTTGGCCAAACTTCAATCCCTGCAGGTCAAGCAGCAGCTTGGCATTCAGGCTTTGTCGATTGCCAACTCTGCGCCGCAGTCCGTTCTCAGCTTCTTCCGGTAG
- the flaF gene encoding flagellar biosynthesis regulator FlaF, producing MSYQAYQTTAARTEDPRSAEYRLFGQVTRALMVARECGPSELSKRADALDWNRRMWTAFAADCSSEDNKLPESLRAAIISLSIFVSRQTSEAIRDNDAVDTLVEINRTIMQGLAPQGQGAASAA from the coding sequence ATGTCCTACCAAGCCTACCAGACCACGGCAGCCCGCACAGAAGATCCGCGTTCGGCGGAGTACCGTCTGTTCGGGCAGGTGACCCGCGCCCTGATGGTGGCGCGCGAGTGCGGGCCGTCCGAGCTGTCAAAACGCGCCGATGCGCTCGACTGGAACCGGCGCATGTGGACGGCCTTTGCCGCCGATTGTTCCAGCGAGGACAACAAGCTGCCCGAGTCGCTGCGCGCGGCGATCATCTCGCTCTCCATCTTCGTCTCGCGCCAGACCAGCGAGGCGATCCGCGACAATGATGCGGTCGACACACTGGTGGAGATCAACCGCACCATCATGCAGGGCCTGGCACCCCAGGGGCAGGGCGCAGCCAGCGCCGCCTGA
- the flbT gene encoding flagellar biosynthesis repressor FlbT, protein MPLKLSLKPGEKFVLNGAVVENGDRRATLVLQNKASVLREKDIMQEHEADSPARRIYFPVMMMYLEGRAEGAVYDQFVLRMTEFMNALTNPEVLADCVSVSRDVMAGDFYKALIRCRKLISYEDQRTGRAPAASKG, encoded by the coding sequence ATGCCGCTCAAGCTATCCTTGAAACCGGGCGAGAAATTCGTGCTAAACGGGGCGGTTGTGGAAAATGGCGACCGCCGGGCCACGCTGGTGCTGCAGAACAAGGCATCGGTCCTGCGCGAAAAGGACATCATGCAGGAGCATGAGGCCGACAGCCCCGCGCGGCGCATCTATTTCCCCGTGATGATGATGTATCTGGAAGGGCGGGCCGAAGGGGCCGTTTACGACCAGTTCGTGCTGCGCATGACAGAGTTCATGAACGCGCTGACCAATCCCGAAGTGCTGGCGGACTGCGTGTCGGTCAGCCGCGATGTCATGGCCGGCGACTTCTACAAGGCGCTCATCCGCTGCCGCAAACTCATCAGCTACGAAGATCAGCGCACGGGCCGTGCACCGGCCGCGTCGAAGGGTTAG
- a CDS encoding tetratricopeptide repeat protein translates to MTMLLDLDAELAKGVEEVINPSEEARAASIPGLDLDASPAAKSDPKVAARLRRAMGLVDDGKAAEGARIILKLLDTHPDHPVVNQAMGMALEHLGRLSKALEFYERALQRDPSNAEVYKSLGMLASKLGLLPTAEKFMRIYLKIAPDAKGGTVQLAGILRDQAKFEDAIELLRQAIYGDQENADLWNAMGTTVMESGEAAEAITFHAEALRLRPGYARAAHNLAHALELTGDVEGALTHFKAAIDSAEAEADRVISTHGYSHTLLSAGRLPEGWELYQARLNMHYRFATNFLIPARPWDGADRAELKGKTLVVVGEQGVGDEVLFANTFHDAQEAVGPDGELRIACEKRLVPLMQRSFPNARVERHYTVEREGRQHRHAPDLFKDGKVNLWAPAGNLCRAFRASTDDFPSQAGFLTADPARVERFREQLAALGPGRKVGILWKSLKMNAARSKHFAPFEMWKPVLKTPGAIFINLQYGEVDEELAEAEARFGVKIHQLQGIDLKDDLDGVAALGKACDLVMGPMNATTNLTAAVGGLVWFIRPINVAWTMLGEPEMLWYPGSRTFAGERYRDWAGGMKRMAGEFRAFVDAHARNAA, encoded by the coding sequence ATGACGATGCTTCTCGATCTTGATGCAGAACTCGCCAAGGGTGTGGAGGAGGTTATCAACCCGTCCGAAGAGGCGCGGGCCGCCAGCATACCCGGCCTTGATCTTGATGCCAGCCCGGCTGCGAAATCCGATCCGAAAGTCGCCGCGCGCCTGCGCCGGGCCATGGGTCTGGTCGATGACGGCAAGGCAGCCGAGGGCGCACGCATCATCCTGAAACTGCTGGACACCCACCCGGACCATCCGGTCGTGAACCAGGCCATGGGCATGGCGCTGGAACATCTGGGCCGGCTGTCAAAGGCGCTGGAATTTTATGAGCGGGCGCTGCAGCGCGACCCGTCAAATGCGGAAGTCTACAAGAGCCTCGGCATGCTGGCCTCCAAGCTGGGCCTCTTGCCGACGGCAGAAAAATTCATGCGCATCTATCTGAAGATTGCCCCCGATGCGAAGGGCGGCACCGTACAGCTGGCCGGCATTTTGCGCGATCAGGCAAAGTTCGAGGACGCGATCGAGCTGTTGCGTCAGGCGATCTACGGCGATCAGGAAAACGCCGATCTGTGGAATGCGATGGGCACGACGGTGATGGAAAGCGGCGAAGCCGCCGAGGCTATCACCTTCCATGCCGAAGCGCTGCGGTTGCGGCCCGGCTATGCGCGCGCTGCACATAACCTGGCCCATGCGCTGGAACTGACCGGAGATGTCGAAGGCGCGCTGACCCATTTCAAGGCAGCCATAGACAGCGCCGAAGCAGAGGCGGACCGGGTAATTTCCACCCATGGCTATTCCCACACCCTCCTGTCTGCCGGGCGGCTGCCCGAAGGCTGGGAACTCTATCAGGCGCGCCTGAACATGCATTACCGCTTCGCCACCAACTTCCTCATCCCGGCGCGGCCATGGGATGGCGCTGACCGGGCGGAGCTGAAGGGCAAAACGCTGGTTGTCGTCGGTGAGCAGGGGGTTGGCGACGAAGTGCTCTTCGCCAACACCTTCCATGACGCACAAGAAGCGGTTGGACCGGACGGTGAGCTGCGTATCGCCTGCGAGAAACGCCTGGTGCCGCTCATGCAGCGTTCCTTCCCCAATGCCCGTGTCGAGCGCCACTACACGGTCGAACGCGAAGGCCGCCAGCATCGCCACGCGCCGGACCTGTTCAAGGACGGCAAGGTCAATCTGTGGGCACCAGCGGGGAATCTGTGCCGCGCCTTTCGCGCCAGCACCGATGACTTCCCCTCGCAGGCAGGCTTTCTGACTGCCGATCCGGCCCGTGTCGAACGATTCCGCGAACAGCTGGCCGCACTGGGGCCGGGCCGCAAGGTCGGCATTCTGTGGAAATCGCTGAAAATGAACGCGGCACGCTCCAAGCACTTTGCGCCGTTCGAGATGTGGAAGCCGGTCCTGAAAACGCCTGGAGCCATTTTCATCAACCTGCAGTATGGCGAGGTGGACGAGGAGCTGGCCGAGGCCGAGGCCCGGTTCGGTGTGAAAATCCATCAGCTGCAAGGCATTGATCTGAAAGACGATCTCGACGGCGTTGCGGCGCTGGGCAAGGCTTGTGACCTCGTCATGGGCCCGATGAACGCCACCACAAACCTGACGGCGGCCGTCGGCGGCCTGGTCTGGTTCATCCGGCCGATCAATGTGGCCTGGACCATGCTGGGGGAGCCGGAAATGCTCTGGTATCCCGGCAGCCGCACCTTTGCCGGCGAACGCTATCGCGACTGGGCTGGCGGCATGAAGCGGATGGCGGGCGAGTTCAGGGCATTTGTCGACGCGCACGCCCGCAACGCCGCCTGA
- the pseI gene encoding pseudaminic acid synthase codes for MTDFVINGRHIGAGHPPYLIAELSGNHNGSLDRALAMIDAALAAGADAVKLQTYRADTITLDSDAPEFTIRDGLWAGRRLYDLYAEASTPWDWHEALFAHARKTGITIFSSPFDHTAVNLLESLGAPAYKIASFELVDTPLIRRVAQTGKPLIMSTGMADIDAITEAVATARAHGAQAITLLRCVSGYPAPAADYNLATMTDMAARFGTLAGLSDHTLEDTTAIAAVALGASVVEKHFTLARGDGGPDAAFSLEPEEFARLARSLKAAHSAIGSVNYVVKASEQGNVQFRRSLYFVRDLPAGAVVGPDDVRSVRPGHGLAPRHYDAIMGQKLAKAVRFAQPCSWDDFEG; via the coding sequence ATGACAGATTTCGTGATCAATGGCCGCCATATCGGTGCCGGTCATCCGCCCTATCTGATCGCCGAGCTGTCAGGTAATCATAATGGCTCGCTCGACCGGGCGCTGGCGATGATCGATGCTGCTCTCGCTGCGGGTGCCGATGCTGTCAAGCTGCAGACTTATCGCGCCGATACCATCACACTGGACAGTGATGCCCCGGAATTCACGATACGCGACGGCCTCTGGGCCGGGCGACGGCTTTACGACCTCTATGCCGAGGCTTCGACCCCGTGGGACTGGCACGAGGCCCTGTTCGCCCATGCCCGCAAGACTGGCATCACCATCTTCTCCTCGCCCTTTGACCATACGGCGGTTAACCTGCTCGAAAGTCTGGGCGCGCCAGCCTACAAGATCGCTTCCTTCGAACTGGTGGATACGCCGCTGATCCGCCGCGTGGCTCAGACGGGCAAGCCCCTCATCATGTCTACCGGAATGGCAGATATCGATGCCATAACGGAAGCGGTTGCGACGGCGCGCGCCCATGGTGCGCAGGCTATCACCCTGTTGCGCTGCGTCAGCGGCTACCCGGCCCCGGCAGCCGACTACAATCTTGCCACCATGACCGACATGGCCGCCCGTTTCGGTACGCTGGCGGGCCTGTCAGACCATACGCTGGAGGATACGACCGCCATTGCGGCGGTGGCGCTTGGCGCTAGCGTGGTGGAAAAGCACTTCACCCTCGCGCGCGGCGATGGCGGGCCTGATGCCGCCTTCTCGCTGGAGCCGGAGGAATTTGCCCGTCTCGCCCGGTCCCTGAAGGCTGCGCACAGCGCCATCGGCTCGGTCAATTATGTGGTGAAGGCCAGCGAGCAGGGCAATGTGCAGTTCCGCCGCTCGCTCTATTTCGTGCGCGACTTGCCCGCTGGGGCGGTGGTCGGGCCGGACGATGTTCGCAGCGTACGGCCGGGCCATGGCCTCGCTCCCCGGCATTATGACGCCATCATGGGGCAGAAGCTGGCCAAGGCCGTCCGCTTTGCCCAGCCTTGCAGCTGGGACGATTTTGAAGGCTGA
- the pseH gene encoding UDP-4-amino-4,6-dideoxy-N-acetyl-beta-L-altrosamine N-acetyltransferase: MTDADLDAVLSWRNASAVRANMYTTHVITPGEHARWWSQTRDDLSRRYFIFETPDGPCGVVGFTRIGEIAGEAEWAFYASPDAPRGTGSRMEWLALEYAFGPLALETLRCEVLESNTRVIDLHTRFGFRTVETATRIVDGNREANIYRLALDRRKWGGLRQSALDRITKQGPAR; the protein is encoded by the coding sequence ATGACGGACGCGGACCTGGACGCCGTGCTCTCCTGGCGCAACGCGTCTGCCGTGCGGGCCAACATGTACACCACGCACGTCATCACACCGGGCGAGCATGCGCGCTGGTGGTCACAGACACGCGATGACCTGTCGCGGCGCTATTTCATCTTCGAGACCCCTGACGGACCATGCGGCGTGGTCGGTTTTACCCGGATTGGCGAGATCGCGGGCGAGGCCGAATGGGCCTTCTATGCCAGCCCGGATGCGCCGCGCGGCACCGGCTCGCGCATGGAATGGCTTGCACTGGAATACGCGTTCGGGCCGCTCGCGCTGGAAACCCTGCGATGCGAGGTGCTGGAGAGCAATACGCGCGTCATCGATCTGCACACCCGTTTCGGTTTTCGCACGGTGGAGACCGCGACCCGTATCGTCGATGGGAACCGGGAAGCAAACATTTACCGGCTGGCCTTAGACCGGCGTAAATGGGGTGGTCTGCGTCAGTCCGCCCTCGACAGGATCACCAAGCAGGGACCGGCAAGATGA